A region of the Dysidea avara chromosome 9, odDysAvar1.4, whole genome shotgun sequence genome:
TAACACTTTAAGACTCAGTGTATCTGAAGCTATGTACCTTGCCCTGTCAGATCTATGTTACTGCGTACGGTTGTTTTAACTCCAGGAAAGCCTACAACAGATGCCTCAATTTCTATTGTGTTCCTTCCTGATTGCAGTCCACTAAACACTTTACCACTAAAACCTAATATTTATGGATAATTCTGATTAAACGTGCACACTTGAGGAACTCACATGCTTCCCATGGTCCCCCATTAACTCTACAGAGATATGTAACTGTCACGTTAGCACTGAATGTTAGTCGTATATCACAGGTGTTGACTACTTCTCCACTAGCTATTACATGTGGTGGTGGGGGAGATGGTGGTCGAGTGGGGGGTTGTGGCATGACCATGAATGGACCAAGTGTCAGGGTTTCTTTCATTCTAGGACGAGTGTTTGTCCTGCACATCACTTGTATTGATCGCATGCCAGCCGTAACATCTTGAAATACATGTCCTGACATACCTGCAAAGTTTTCAATTATTATGTAAAAGTAATATGTAGCTGACCGCTCTCACATGGTACAGGACGCATTCTGCCAAGTTTGCATGTGCAAGTAGCTGGTTTAGTAGTATTGAAGAACACCTGCACATCATTTCCAGCTATTTGATACTGGCCAGTAATGACAAAGGGTGTTTCTACAACTAATACAAGACAAATCAAGCTACATATCATAACAATAAATTAGAACATAGTTATATGTTAAGTTTCTTGTAGACCTAACAACAGTATTTTTACTTGAAAACTAATTTAAGGTGAACAGAAAACTGGAAAATTATCATCAAATAAACGCATCCCTTTATGCTGTCTGCACAAATTGTTGTCTTAACACAAAGTAAAGAATGTGATAAAAGACTAATTTGGGAGTAAAATTTGTGAATTTGCTAGTCCCTCAGGGTCAAGGTTATGAAGGATACAGTTCAACTACTACCAGTTAAGTGAATAAGGGAGTCAGAATTTTTGTACTACTCCACCATCTGAAGAAATTTAGATCCAGATAGATGTTAAGGTGATGTGTTTAGTCAACACAGAGTAGTGGGCAAAAAGCATGATTAGCCAAAGCAACTACATGCTGTACAGTAAATACAGGTCTGACAAGTTGCAGCCATAGATTTATAGTGTACTTGATATACAAAAAATTACCTGTTATATTAAACATAACGGGAATAGTAATGACATTGGTTGATCCACGAGGAGTAAACTGCACTTCAATAGTATGCTTTCCTGGTTTTAACTTTGATAATGTGTCACCTGATTTACCTTTATAGTTAGGAATAAATCAAATGACACTCCATCATATTAATTTAATGACCTTACATTTTCGAGCTCGTCTGTCATCAACCATACATCTAAACGAACCTCGACCAGTACTGGACAATGTAATAGTTGCTGTGTCTCCACTTGTAGTAATGGTTGCTGTAGCGGTTACCTCTGTAAGTGTTGTCAATTTAAACTATATTAATATACAGTGATGTATTTACCAATCGGAGTTGGAGAAGGTGTACGTCTCACTCGAAAACAGATTGGATTTCTAAATGGGATTACTTGTGAAGAATTAGTTGGAGTGAATCGCACTCTAATGCAGTATCGTCTAGGTGACAAATTATGGTACACAAATCCAGAATAACCTACAAATTTGGATCAAACAAGGGAAGGATAATTATGAACTTTGTAAGTAGTACATGCAGTATACTGATTAAAACTTTATGTATTGTGTTGCAATTTACTTACATCGTTCAAATACTTTATCTATACTACACTCGAAATTTCCAGTTGCAGTAGAAGACAGTGTTACAGCAGCAGAATCTCCAGTAACAACCACAAAACCATCCAGTGTTAATGTTCCTGGTATTGCTACACACAAAGCACAAAATTGCATTAATATTCAGCTTTGACATAAATCATGTTTTCTTACTTGGACAGGcaactgaaaattgcaatggTCTGAGGTCAAACTCATCATCTGATCCAGTTGGAGAACATTTAATTTTAAGAGTATGAGAGCCACAGTCCAAACTACGAAATGTATCACCAGATTTACCTGATTTTGTTCAATATAaataaaatacaaaataataaataacACTTACATCGCCTAAAGCGTCCATTGTCCAACATGCACCTGAACGTTGATGGAATATTAGTATTCAAAGTAATAGTAACATCCCTCCCATCTACAGTTACACTACTGTTGACTTCCTCTGTACACAAATGATTGTGTTATCATCCTTCATGTTATAACAAATCATTCATACATACTTGTTACTGGGGTTGGTGTGGGAGTGGGGGGTGGGGTAGAAGAATCTACATCAAAGGTAAGCTTAAGTGACAGCGTCTGAGATACTCCTTTAGGCATGAATCGAACATCAACAACATGAGACCCAGGTGATACGCCAGTATACATTGTACCAGAGTGGCCTATAAGAAATAAATAATAGAGTACATCTATTCATGGTTATAAACATGTGCATACAGCTCTGAAAAGTACCACCATCAAGGCTACACTGGAAAGTTCCTTCTGCAGTAGCATTTAGTGTAAGAGTAGCTTTGTCTCCACTAACAGTTACAACACCATTAGCAGTTATTGTTCCTAATACAACACCAATTAATACATTACATGGTACTGGAATATAGCTTACTCTGGCATGCAGCCATTGGCATTCCTCCACTGAACAGGAGAAGCCCTAAGATGTTGCTTATTAAGATCCCAAGATGAATAGCCTGTGAGATTCATAGCAATAATATCTTAGACTGGCTTCTTATTTATAGTTTACCATTGCTCCTGAATCAAGTCAGTAGTTTGCTATTGTTTATCTTCTTGGTGTTTAGTACTTCAATATGGTAGCTTTCAGtgagtagctacatatatataccCAAAAAGCAACAGAGCAGGACAAAGGCCAAAGAACAAAGACATAGATTTATAAACATGTGTGTACTACTGTTAAAGTATGCACCACAAGCCACAGGTGGTTTactgaataaactatcaaaggAGTAGTAAACCACAGTGGTACATCATCACGCTTTAAATTACTTCTTGCCATAACAACATTGCCTGGAAactgatatgcattttttccaGTTTCAAATGTAGCCTTTTATGGACTGTCTAAGTTAACTGAGTCACACCATATACTTCCtgtttaataataacaataataatatctcATGAAATACTATTATTAGTGATGTTTACATAACTCCAGTATTTGTGGTGACACTATTGCAGATCTGGAAACCATGACATCACAAACCACATGACACAAAAGTTCTTCTTACAACTACTGGTGGTTACTATTATagctttttatttttatttttttttactcttggtaatattatgattatgattaagattaaatacgggtaaaggcacagcctgtatacctGATCAATGCAATGTCTTATGCAATAATAAATCTTGAATCTAGTAAATAACTGTCTAACAACGATTTAAAAGTATTAATTGAGATACTATTTACAACCTAAGGaggtaagttattccaatcaTTGGTGATCTTATTAATAAAGTAATTTGATCTACACAATAATCTTGACCGTTCCTTAAACAACTTGAACTGATGCCCCCTGGTGGTAGTAGTTGAGTGTGTAAGTATATAAGTCAGTAAAATCTCTCAGACGTTCTATGAGGAAGCAAGGATCAACAATTTTATGGTATAAATTGCACAATTGTTGTGCCACAAAATACCTTATGTATAACCAACTAGTAAAACGTACTGTGGAGCAGAACTGTACTATACAAGCAGTGATCACTCTTAATTTTAACATTGTGAATCAGCTATTACACATAAAAGTAGTTATTAAATGCTAACAATTGTAGAACTATTAACATTTGACATTAATATTGATACTCCCACAATCATTCAACATTATCTGAGTTTGCACATAATTAATGTTGTTCACTAACTTTACTACACCATGGCCTCAGTTTAATGCTCCAGGCTCCCTTTTCTCTTTGGGTATTGCTGTCAGAGTTCATAATAAACAAAACTAAGTCAAATTACTAATGGCTACTGAGGTAGACTTATGAGAGTGGAGCTTTATAGTTGTAGCTATACTACAACTATCATGCACTAAAACCGGCAGAGAGGACTGGGTAACATTTACTAGCCCAAAGCTGCAATACAATATTTTAGAGAAAACAGttagtttcaaaaattctaattgtttcaggcacaaccataagggtgattttcggtcacatatactgaagTATTTCAATTTCAGTAATATTGTCTTCTGAAAGCATGGCTCAAGTTAGAATAACATGCATGGTGATGTgaatagcagaaaacacttttcaaatatttctaatttttttccttgtaatttaaggtatctATGTTTATTCTACCCTTAAATGGGCAGAAATGTAGCTGTGATCAGAATTACATTTAATGTGTCGAATGTATATAAGGGTGATCATGTTtttcaaaattcggtcacataaaAAAGATGACAGGTTTAATGCATAAATTaagatatgtatgtatgcattgaatGTATAGTATGGTGCCATGGTACTGGTTTTCTCACATTACTTTGACTGTAACTGTATGTATTGTAAACACCACATGTTTTCCATTAATGGGATCCATGCGTGTTCATTCTATAGATTAAATGTTATAATGAATGGATGCATGAAATTATGATGGTTGATAAAAATATGTGCGTACTCTAACATTGTGAGTATACCTATAGCTAGTGAGATAATTAGATCTGGAAAGGAGTACAGTTGTCATTCTGACAAATTTGTGAAGTATAGTGGCGGACTACAGCGACTATAGTTTCAGTGCCACGTGTAGTTGTGGTTTCATCTGTCTTAAAGTATTAGAAGCACGTATGCGCATATATCATACAGCTAaataatattaaattacaatagcATAATTGTCTGTCAATCAATActtgacatcctccgggggggcaAGTATGGAGTGAGTCCATTGTTGCACCTTCTGACGTCCCTGTAAGGCGGCCTGGCGAGGTGTTCTACACTGCTGAGGTTGTGGGGTTGGTGTTGTGGATTTCTCTTCAGTGATATGACGTGAAGTAGGTAGCTCTGCTGCTGTAACTTTCAAGGGATACAACTTGGCTATTGGCCGATTCGTTCTCCCAGTATGTGTTCTCACAGTGGCTGAACGAATGAGTCCATAAGCTCCTTTATTTACATATTCTGTTATAGCCAGCTTCCACTGCACTCTGGGGGTATCACCATGAATAAGAACTATGTCTCCCACCCTCACTGTCTGTGTATTAGACCCTGTTGTTCGATGAAACTCGCGCAAGGCTGTCAAGTATTCCATCTTCCACCTGCTCCAAAAGTGTGACAGTAGTAAGGCCTGGGCTTTCGCACTTCCTCTTATGTCTGTAGTCTCACCATAAGTTGGGTCATTCAGTTCATCATCCTGGACAACATAGTGTGGCAGAGAAACAATTGGTCTGCCATGTAACAGATGAGAGGGTGTAATTGATTCAATGTCATCAGTATCAGATGATACATATGTAAGGGGACGGCTGTTAAGAATGGCTTCCACTTCAACTACCATGGTCTGGAGGCTCTCTAAGGTGGCATGAGTTCGACCCAGTACCTTCTTCAACGTTGACTTAGTGAGTCCTATAAGCCGTTCCCAAAATCCTCCAAACCATGGAGCTCTCTTTGGGATGAAGTGCCACTTAATTCCTCTTCTGGCTAGATCTTCTGCTAATGCTGCAGATGTGAGTAGCTTCTGCAGCTCCTCCGCCGCGGCTTGGTACGTGGACGCATTATCTGAGAGCATCAATCGAGGTAGTGATCTCCGGCTGACAAATCTGCGGAATGCCTGTAAAAAACACTGCAAGGTTAAATCACACACAATTTCAAGATGTATTGCTCTGGATATCGCACAGGTGAAAAGGCAAATATAAACCTTCTGCTCTCCAGTGTTACTGCGGACATACAGAGCACCTGTAAAATCCACACCAGTAACCTCAAAGGGGCATGAGGCATTCACCCGGTCCTTGACAAGTGGTGGGGGATCTGGAGTAGCATAAGGTTTACCTGCAGCTCTCTTGCAGATGACACACTTGTGAAGCAGTGATCGTACACGTTGCCTGCCTGAGGGTATCCAGTAGCGTTGGCGTATCAATGTTAAGGTTGCATTGATGCCACTGtggtgtagttgtgtgtgtgcctgCAGTATCACTAGGTTAGTGAAGTGGTGCTTCGATGGCAGAAGGTACGGGAATCTTGCTTGTTCAGACAACGGGGCATTGTGTATTCGCCCACCACACCTAAGTAACATGTCCTTGTCTAAGAACAGTCTCAGCTGTCGCACCAGTGAAAGTCGCAAGGACTGTGACTGTAAGTTCTAGATATCTTCTGAGAAATGTTCATGTTGAACAGCATAGATCCACTTCACACTAGCTAGTGAAAGTTCTGCTGGTGACAAATGCATGGCTGTGTTGGGGGATTTGTGCATGGCATTGTTAATGAACCTTAGAGTGTACGGAGTGACTGCTAGCAGCTTGGATAGAGTGCTGAAGTTGTTGATGTCAATGATTCTTGCCACTGAAGCCGGTAGATTCTTATGAGGCCTAGTTTGGTCACTGTGCACATGGTCAATGCATTATGGTTCTAAGCAGGTGAGCAGAACCTCTGTAGGGTCCCAGGCTGGCCAGGCAGACTGTGTAGACAGCCATGTTGGGCCATGTACCCAGAGATGTGAAGACTTGAGTTGCTCAGCTGTAATGCCTCTAGTTAGGGAGATCAGCTGGGTTGTCTGCTGAGGGCAGTACTTCCAGTTGGTGGATACTACATGGATCTCTTCAACCCTGTGATTTACAAATGGTTGTAGTGGTTTATGGCTGGATATCCAATGTAGGACAATCTGACTATCCGACCAAAGCTGCACAGCACATTCAAGGTTCAAGGCTGCCTTGACAAGGGAGCTCAGTTTAGCTGCAAGCACAGCAGCCTTCAACTCAAGCCTTGGCAAGGTTAGTTGCTCCAGTGGAGCTGCCCTTGATTTTGACATAACTAATGAGGGTAGGTTTTGGCCCTGTTGAATGTATGCTACAGCTCCATAAGCCTTAAGACTGGCATCCGCGAACACATGAAGGTAAGTGGGCATGCTCTGAGTTGTTGATAGTGATGCAGTATACTGACGGCGAAATGATAGTGTTGTGGCACCTCTGATGTTATCTGCAATTTCCATCCATCTGGCACAAAGATCGTCATTCAATCTGATGTCCCAGCCAATGTGCTCCTGCCACAGTTGTTGAAGAAATAGTTTGGCAGAAATTGTGACTGGTGTTATCAAGCCAAGTGGATCAAAGATAGTCGAGGACCATCGTAAGACTTCTCGTTTGGGGAGGGCAGGTGAATTGCTAGTGCCTGTACATGGCGATAGATGGATTGAATCTGTCTGAGTATTCCAGAGCATACCAAGCACCTTCACTGGGTTGTTGTGTTCAGCAACCTTATGTTGCAATGCGGTAGTCTGGAGGAGTGAGCAGTTTGATGCCCATGAACGCAAATTGAAACCAGCACTGATCGAGATTCAGTGAAGTACTCAATGGCAGCTTCCTCACTTTTGTATCCAGACACCAAGCTGTCCACATACAAGTTGTGGAGCAAGTCCTTGGATGTGGCATTAGCATTCTGTGTTAGATGGAATTTCAGGGTGGCATTGAGCATAAACGGGGAACTGGTGGCTCCAAACAACACCACTCTGAATCGGTAAGTAACAAAGGAGCTACTAGCATTGTTGGGGAGGGGCAAGGGAGCTGTAGCCCCTGTCAAAAAGATTATGGAGGAGCTTAGCCCCCCtcaaattatctatagctgtcatTGAGAACCTAGTTCAataattcaagatactctaatagagcaatcaagatctagatactctaatggagcagccacagtattcttcagaagagcagtgtagcaagctatgtatgtagttataaataaggagatatagttggcggagggcagctattgtcagcagataGTTACCTTctgtttttttggtcttccacTCCATAACATCACCAAACCTAGACCCCCAAAATAAGGTGTCTTTGCTGCCCCTGACTTCATTTCTTGCCCAGTATTTTCCATAGTAATTTTTTTTCATAGCATTACTTTTTGTGTAGCATTGCTATAATGTAGTACCCTAATCAATATCCAGAATCTGAAGACTACATATATGCTAAGGAACTACAATACAGAAAGCAAAAAAATGTCCAATAAGGCACTTACTTTGTGCATTTAACATTTTACATCAAAACCACACAAGATGCATGAATTGCATATTTTTAGTATAATTGGTAACTGTGTACTATTCATATCCAATAACAAATATTTGGCATTGTACAGTATTGATAACTTCATTCTGATATCTGATAACAATTAATACCATGGTACTGCAGAGCCTTACAGTCTGTACTTTTATCTGTGTTGTATTTTGAACTGTTACTTCGGTGTTCTGTTCTGTATTTTGCAACTTTATATATTGTGATATGTTTGTCAGTTATGTGTGTAGGAAGCACACTTGCAAGTTGTAAGCCTTCTGTGCACCCATATCTTTGACAAACTTGATAGTCTACTCTAGACTACACTTTTAAAACTAAACAAAACATACAGCATTTTGGTTTACTTGGACAACTGGTCATAAAATTTGTTGTGACAAAATTGAGTTCTTGACCAGATCTTACAGAAATACACCTAATATCCAGGGTATGGTTACCACAAGCCAAATCAGTATATACATCACCAAACCGACCTGTTGTAAACAAGCATGCAATGGTCacaatacaaaaaaaatatcCATACATGGTATATATGGTCCACCATCCAAGCTGCAAGTGAATGTTGCTGGAATGATTACAGCAATTACTTTGATGGTTGCATTTCTTCCATTGGTTGATACAGCTATGATGGCTAATTCTGTTCACAAATGATACAAACTTCTGAACTTCCATAAGTATTGCTTATTTCAAATCACTGTTGGAAAGGGAGTAAAGTCTGCAAAAGTGACGTTAAATTGTTTTGAGGCTGTTTGAGGTAATCCACTAGGAGAGAACCGAGCATTGATAGTGTGTGTTCCAGCTGATAAACCTGAATACATATGACCTGTAGAATAAAGAAGATAGCAAATAATAACATCAGCTAAAAGTAAAAGTAATACACACATAGCTCAAATGGTCCCACATCTAGGCTGCATTGCCACGTCCCTTTAACATTAGCAGATAGTGTTATGGTAGCTGTGTCTCCACTGGTAGAAGATGAACCATTGACAATAACtgatgtagctaaacaaataaCAAAGAACACCTCAGTGCGTACTTTTCTCCagtgcatacagtacataactgTTATATATTGTTTGAAAATAGATATGACACATCAGCAAAAATGCTTTTGTATGAGCTATACCACTGTTGCAAGTGTCAACCTTAAGATTATTGTTCACAGCTTATAGGATAGTAAGGATACAGAACACTTTCCACTTGCATACTGTTTGTGTGCAAGTGGCATAATAAGCCTTAATGACTAAATACTCCATTACCAACTTCAGTCTGAAATTCTACAGAGAGATTGGCTTTAGTGCTTCAATTCTTGAACAAGAATGTCACTATACGAGTGTATGCATAGCTCTATTGTAATAGCATCATtcattcactacttttatcacttggaAAATTTATGCtattatttttaatatactgATACTACATTACTGATATGTGgggaaaattcctacattgGTATCTAAATATAATTTGTTCAATACCTAAGTAGGGATTTTTAACTTctattgttttactactttttattgcttggatcctacttcattttaaataaTTCGTTTAGATTTGCTATTTttgtgactattttattagaatatcatacatgactgctgtattagggtgattgcttaattagagtaactcaatatGGCTGCTTGTTTTGAGTGAGCATCTGGTAAGGGTAtcctatatgtgaccatctcagcaaaaaggTTTTCAGATTTTCTCAGTATTATGTTAAGGAATTGATTACCAAAGTTTTGGACAATTATGGTGAgaagttttggaattatagacAGAAGGAAGAACAAAATAatagatttgtacagtgactgtaGTGAAAATAAACTATAGGGACTAAattttgcagccataacttttgCTTGTATTGGTCTTAGCTACAGAATTGGAACCTGGCTTACAATATTCATCATGAATTACcaaatccaccaaggtatagttaaAGCCCTATATTTACttgtatacatacaagtatgAAGGTGTTTCAAATaaaaaaggtgattttttttagacaatggcatttttgatatttgcaaagtatgcaaggTTTTTATTCTGGTAAGAAACCTGTACACAGGTGCATGTCTTGCTGagtaagacacctagccacaaactttgacaaacaaattgcatactttgtgcAGACTGCTGTCTAAATAACTATGACATGCATTACTAGAATTCTTCAGTGATAAGTACCCCTCAGGAATGgtgtaataatcacctcagcATCATTCCTTTGGGGTTGTTTATCCATtgaagaatcctagcatcacatgTCTTATATTTATGTCTACCAGAtcataaacaaacactcataaaaACACACCCTGCAGCTGGAGGCTACAGTAATGACGGAAACAAATATATTTGAATTtcccatgagcaggcaaataaggtGGCGTATACATTTGAGACTTAATTTACTGGATAATAACTTGCACCTATTTTTTAGTTGAAAGAAGTATACTTGTGCAAACTATGCATCTTACAGTAGCACAAAAGGCTTCAGTTGTTGAACTAAACATAAGTCACTAAGGATAGTTTTGATACAG
Encoded here:
- the LOC136266666 gene encoding uncharacterized protein, with product MAIHLGILISNILGLLLFSGGMPMAACQRTITANGVVTVSGDKATLTLNATAEGTFQCSLDGGTFQSCHSGTMYTGVSPGSHVVDVRFMPKGVSQTLSLKLTFDVDSSTPPPTPTPTPVTKEVNSSVTVDGRDVTITLNTNIPSTFRCMLDNGRFRRCKSGDTFRSLDCGSHTLKIKCSPTGSDDEFDLRPLQFSVACPTIPGTLTLDGFVVVTGDSAAVTLSSTATGNFECSIDKVFERCYSGFVYHNLSPRRYCIRVRFTPTNSSQVIPFRNPICFRVRRTPSPTPIEVTATATITTSGDTATITLSSTGRGSFRCMVDDRRARKCKSGDTLSKLKPGKHTIEVQFTPRGSTNVITIPVMFNITVVETPFVITGQYQIAGNDVQVFFNTTKPATCTCKLGRMRPVPCMSGHVFQDVTAGMRSIQVMCRTNTRPRMKETLTLGPFMVMPQPPTRPPSPPPPHVIASGEVVNTCDIRLTFSANVTVTYLCRVNGGPWEACFSGKVFSGLQSGRNTIEIEASVVGFPGVKTTVRSNIDLTGQGCPLSISCPICNPTVVGSNFTFRFQANRPGARFFCSLNDEDPSPCSDEISYTIMRRRGQQKFTVTVEEGDDNITKMITFRSKYKSGQCQVLTCGDGVAVSGTAANLHFTSDDPEATFTCRLNRRPIGDCTSPLQLTDLPEGENKIVITPTCGGTAQGVKESITFTV
- the LOC136267576 gene encoding uncharacterized protein, encoding MLLRCGGRIHNAPLSEQARFPYLLPSKHHFTNLVILQAHTQLHHSGINATLTLIRQRYWIPSGRQRVRSLLHKCVICKRAAGKPYATPDPPPLVKDRVNASCPFEVTGVDFTGALYVRSNTGEQKVYICLFTCAISRAIHLEIVCDLTLQCFLQAFRRFVSRRSLPRLMLSDNASTYQAAAEELQKLLTSAALAEDLARRGIKWHFIPKRAPWFGGFWERLIGLTKSTLKKVLGRTHATLESLQTMVVEVEAILNSRPLTYVSSDTDDIESITPSHLLHGRPIVSLPHYVVQDDELNDPTYGETTDIRGSAKAQALLLSHFWSRWKMEYLTALREFHRTTGSNTQTVRVGDIVLIHGDTPRVQWKLAITEYVNKGAYGLIRSATVRTHTGRTNRPIAKLYPLKVTAAELPTSRHITEEKSTTPTPQPQQCRTPRQAALQGRQKVQQWTHSILAPPEDVKY